The Desulfarculaceae bacterium genome window below encodes:
- a CDS encoding GNAT family N-acetyltransferase gives MDYVLTPMNDEHRDAVMAILDHHIATGFAAYPSHSLPPDFWAFMRRMAAGYPAYVVEAGGEVVGYGMLRPLMPPDTLRRTAEIGYFILPQHCGQGLGARLLEQLSADAKTMGVDNIMANVSSLNEGSQRFHLAHGFVEAGRFQRVGRKWDQDFDIVWFQKFI, from the coding sequence ATGGATTACGTTCTCACCCCCATGAACGACGAGCACCGCGACGCGGTTATGGCCATCTTGGACCATCACATCGCCACCGGCTTCGCGGCCTATCCCAGCCACTCGCTGCCCCCGGATTTCTGGGCCTTCATGCGCCGCATGGCCGCGGGCTATCCCGCCTACGTGGTCGAGGCCGGGGGCGAGGTGGTGGGCTACGGCATGCTCCGGCCCCTCATGCCGCCGGACACCCTGAGGCGCACCGCCGAGATCGGCTACTTCATCCTGCCCCAACACTGCGGCCAGGGCCTGGGCGCGCGGCTGCTGGAACAGCTCTCGGCCGACGCCAAGACCATGGGCGTGGACAACATCATGGCCAACGTCTCCTCGCTCAACGAGGGCAGCCAGCGCTTCCACCTGGCCCACGGCTTCGTGGAGGCGGGGCGCTTCCAGCGGGTGGGGCGCAAATGGGACCAGGACTTCGATATAGTGTGGTTTCAAAAATTCATCTGA